A single Bufo bufo chromosome 6, aBufBuf1.1, whole genome shotgun sequence DNA region contains:
- the LOC121003639 gene encoding transient receptor potential cation channel subfamily V member 6-like: MGLFYCDKSVGITSNVWNGIKCQIQSRAPEWLELDEIHMLQQKRIRESPLLSAVKDNDIGALRKLLECSSTDLYVRGAVGETALHVAVSYDNLEAAKIILEAAPDLIDQPFTSTLYEGQTALHIAAVNQNVNLVKLLIEKGADACSPRAIGTFFSQNSGNLFYFGEHILSFAACTGNEAIVRHLIDNEASIRAQDSYGNTILHILALQPNQTFSCQMFDLILSYDDKENNDVDLLTIPNYMGLTAFKLSAAEGNIVVFQHLLNKRKQIQWSFGPVISVLYDLSGIDSWGEEQSVLELVVSSRKRAARHILDLTPVKELVSLKWRSCGRPYFWFLAAVYVLYMICVTMCCIYRPLKPIPHKSNESRDATILIQKPLHESYRTYQDDLRLVGELISVLGAIVILLLLIPDLLRVGATRYFGQTVLGGPFHIIIIVFASMVMAVLVMRLTNSDGEAIPMSVALVLGWCYIMYFTRGFQMLGPFTIMIQKMIFGDLLRFCWLMAVVILGFGAAFFVIFQTEDPEELGQFMSYSISLFSTFELFLTLIDAPANYGVDLPFMFSVMYSAFAVVAALLMLNLLIAMMGDTHWRVAHEGDELWRAQVVATTIMLERKMPKSLWPRIGISGKDFGLEDSWYLRVEERKDLDKLKITRITDAFKNNEDDEDAERESLVMDLPGDELKTKRVSISETPALLRKFSHRRSSKGWHILKRASTGQLQGKVNYALDIDEDVYDV; this comes from the exons GATACGAGAGTCTCCTTTACTGAGTGCAGTCAAAGACAATGACATTGGGGCTCTCAGGAAACTACTAGAATGCTCATCAACTGACCTGTATGTGAGAG GAGCGGTAGGAGAGACCGCACTTCACGTGGCTGTTTCTTATGATAACCTGGAGGCTGCTAAAATAATTCTAGAGGCTGCACCAGATCTGATCGACCAACCCTTCACCTCTACCCTTTATGAAG gacaAACAGCACTTCATATTGCAGCTGTCAATCAAAACGTCAATTTGGTGAAACTACTGATTGAAAAAGGGGCTGATGCCTGTTCCCCGCGAGCCATTGGCACCTTCTTCTCTCAAAACTCAGGCAACCTATTTTACTTTG GGGAGCACATTCTGTCTTTCGCTGCTTGCACTGGCAACGAGGCCATTGTCCGCCACCTTATCGACAACGAAGCCAGCATTCGGGCTCAAGATTCGTATG GTAATACCATACTCCATATTCTGGCCCTACAACCTAACCAGACCTTTTCCTGCCAGATGTTCGATCTCATACTGTCCTATGACGACAAAGAAAACAATGATGTGGACCTTCTAACAATCCCTAATTATATGGGTCTTACTGCCTTCAAATTATCTGCTGCCGAGGGAAATATTGTT GTGTTTCAACATCTATTAAATAAACGGAAACAGATCCAGTGGAGTTTTGGCCCAGTGATTTCCGTCTTGTATGATCTTTCGGGGATAGACTCTTGGGGAGAAGAGCAGTCGGTGTTAGAACTTGTGGTGTCTTCCAGAAAGAGAGCA GCTCGCCATATCCTTGACCTTACACCTGTGAAAGAACTTGTCAGTCTGAAGTGGAGGAGCTGTGGACGACCATACTTCTGGTTTTTGGCGGCAGTCTATGTCTTGTATATGATCTGCGTGACTATGTGTTGCATTTACAGACCTCTTAAACCCATTCCACATAAGTCAAACGAGTCTAGAGATGCAACCATCTTAATTCAAAAACCTCTTCAT GAGTCATACAGGACCTACCAGGATGACCTTCGTCTTGTAGGGGAACTAATTAGTGTTTTGGGGGCAATTGTTATACTACTGCTTCTG attCCTGATCTGCTCAGGGTTGGAGCCACAAGATATTTTGGACAGACTGTCCTTGGTGGTCCATTTCACATAATCAT AATTGTTTTTGCCTCTATGGTGATGGCAGTTTTGGTCATGAGGTTGACCAACAGTGATGGCGAAGCCATTCCTATGTCGGTGGCATTGGTGCTTGGCTGGTGTTACATCATGTATTTCACACGTGGTTTTCAGATGCTTGGACCATTTACCATCATGATACAAAAG ATGATATTTGGAGATCTGTTGCGCTTTTGTTGGCTAATGGCTGTGGTTATTCTTGGCTTTGGTGCTG CCTTCTTTGTGATATTTCAAACCGAAGACCCTGAAGAACTGGGACAATTTATGTCATACTCTATATCTCTGTTCAGCACATTTGAACTCTTCCTGACCCTCATCGATGCTCCGGCAAATTACGGTGTAGACTTGCCCTTCATGTTCAGTGTTATGTACTCAGCGTTTGCAGTAGTCGCTGCTCTTTTGATGTTGAATCTTCTAATTGCCATGATGGGGGACACACATTGGCGTGTGGCTCATGAAGGAGATGAGCTATGGAGAGCTCAG GTTGTGGCCACAACTATAATGCTAGAAAGAAAAATGCCAAAGTCCCTTTGGCCTCGTATCGGCATTAGCGGCAAGGATTTTGGTTTAGAAGACTCGTGGTATCTCCG AGTCGAGGAGCGCAAGGATTTAGACAAGCTCAAAATTACAAGGATTACAGATGCCTTTAAAAATAATGAGGATGATGAAGATGCAGAAAGGGAATCTTTGGTAATGGATCTCCCTGGAGATGAGCTCAAGACTAAGAGGGTGTCTATAAGTGAAACTCCCGCTTTGCTCCGAAAATTTTCTCACAGAAGATCGAGCAAAGGTTGGCATATTCTTAAAAGAGCCTCAACTGGCCAGCTACAAGGCAAAGTCAACTATGCCCTTGATATCGATGAGGATGTGTATGATGTGTAA